Genomic window (Candidatus Thermoplasmatota archaeon):
GGTACTCCTTCCGGATATCCTTGATCTCGTTTATCGACTTCTCTGCTTCTTCAATCTTCTTGAGCTTCTCAATCACCAGCTCGACCCTTGCATAGGTGAGGTCTCTAATGGCGACCCGTATGGCTTCCGACTTCGATGGGAAGTCATCGGCTTCCACTAGGAATTCCAGTGCATCCACGTATCGTCTGGGAATTCTTATGGTGACCTTCTCTGTATCCTTTTTCACAGTATCTCCCGGTTTTGCTGAGATGCCCATTTGACACTCTTTGACTTACGGTTGTCCGACAAGGCATCATATTGGTACTATTTAAACATATTCGATTCTGAGGTCGACGGACATGAGAACGGAGGACTGCGAATCTTTTATATTCTGGATGGATATGCACCAGTCGCATGACCCCAAAAGACACTATCTTTATGCTTGCTGGCCCCGTCAAGATGCATCCGAAAGTCCTTCAGGCGATGACGGCTCCTTACGTCGCACACAGGGGAGCGGGATTCACGGAAGTGATAGGAGAGATTAGGGATCTGAGCAAGTACTTGTTCCAGACGGACAAACACGTCTGTGTCCTCTCAGGTTCGGGAACGGCGGGACTGGATGCGGCCATCAGCAGCCTCTTCCGAAGGGATGACAGAATCCTGAACCTCGCGAATGGGAAGTTCGGAGAGAGATTCCATGAGATCAGCGAAGTGTACGCAAGTTCTTCCCTTCTTGAGTCGGACTGGGGCAAGCCGTTCGGATTGGAGGATATCGAGAAGGCCTTGGAGGATGGGGATTTCAAGGCGGTCACGATCTGCCACAACGAGACCTCGACTGGGATGACGAACCAGCTCGAGGAGATCGCAAGGATTGCCCAGGACCACGGAGCGCTTGTCATCGCGGACGCAATCACATCGGCTGGCGGCCTGCCGTTCAAACCGGACGAGTGGGGAGTGGACCTTGCGATTGTGGGTTCCCAGAAGGCGCTCGCGGCACCAGCGGGGCTTGCGATATTGTACCTATCGGAGAGGGCCTACGAGACCCTCAATGAGGATGTGCCGTACTACCTCAATCTCAAGAAGCACGTGGACAAAATCGAGCAGAAAAGCCAGACGCCGTGGACTCCGGCGATTCCTCTCTTTCTCGCCCTTCGAGAATCTCTTGCATTGCTCAAGGAGGAAGGCCTGGAGAACAGACTGGCAAGGATTCATAGGATGGCCGAGGCCGCCAGGGCAGCCGTTGCCTCGCTCGGTCTGGAGCTCTTCCCGGACCCAGCATTTGCCTCCGACACCGTCACGGCGATC
Coding sequences:
- a CDS encoding ribbon-helix-helix domain-containing protein, which encodes MGISAKPGDTVKKDTEKVTIRIPRRYVDALEFLVEADDFPSKSEAIRVAIRDLTYARVELVIEKLKKIEEAEKSINEIKDIRKEYLTR
- a CDS encoding alanine--glyoxylate aminotransferase family protein; translated protein: MLAGPVKMHPKVLQAMTAPYVAHRGAGFTEVIGEIRDLSKYLFQTDKHVCVLSGSGTAGLDAAISSLFRRDDRILNLANGKFGERFHEISEVYASSSLLESDWGKPFGLEDIEKALEDGDFKAVTICHNETSTGMTNQLEEIARIAQDHGALVIADAITSAGGLPFKPDEWGVDLAIVGSQKALAAPAGLAILYLSERAYETLNEDVPYYLNLKKHVDKIEQKSQTPWTPAIPLFLALRESLALLKEEGLENRLARIHRMAEAARAAVASLGLELFPDPAFASDTVTAIRYPQGIDDLEFRTTLREKYGVVVAGAQAHIKGKIFRIGTMGFCTMTDLLCTFSAVESLLRDAGVDVRKGSGTEVFADYI